The Zobellia alginiliquefaciens genome contains a region encoding:
- a CDS encoding SusC/RagA family TonB-linked outer membrane protein → MILILGLCFGIASAQELSVSGTVSADGAPLPGVSVLVKGTQTGTVTDFDGLYSIIAKSTDVLTFSYIGFATKEIAVSGKTNLNVSLEEDASELDEVIVVGYGTQRKKELTGAVVQVKSEELTKTTTSDIGTALQGQIAGVNITASSGQPGEEANILIRGFSSLLDGQNGPLYVVDGIPYNSDPQLSISEIESIDVLKDAASASIYGTRGAGGVILITTKQGKVGKMDIRVNSEYGVQDITSGTPLMTPYQLTYMEMLRGAQSSGKVQGGVNAEIHRNRSWFTNDTQLEDLILNDLAPIQNHSVNVSGGKDGLTYNFNASFYDQSGIMINSDYSRFNIRSNTQFTKGKWKIATGLTFKRDEKTLPNYGVFNKILEYKPYQPDIELGQTELTDVTEDDVDETGGIGPIRNLGGVARNLNTKEVRDGTSNGANIQIDFDATPSIKLTARGGANFSHEKGVRIIPRLDVYNTAGDLIPPNPWDISLIQTAVTDNNKLTFEGMMNYHKKFGKHDVNVLLVNSMERTENEYFRAEKRDNADAAVTVFDGYTTGDLITSGGRDYTRTLIGYLGRIQYNYDGKYIFSGSIRRDGSSQFSPQNRWGWFPSASFGWNVSDEPFWEPIKETVNSFKIRVGYGTTGNDRFASYSNQAVVDLGQDYLFGSADVDPSLNSTTETPALGTTQERYANENVKWETSKERNLGVDLAFFNGKLTFSNDVYVSEKKDLLFGVVNPPSTGVFGGNRSSILNIGDMRNTGHEMALKFNHYGKKGFKWNVGVTYAKNVNMVTKTSPNNPVIFLDNSYISQRGPRELVSVIREGYEAAAFFLRETDGIIKTEEELEAYREIDPAASLGQLRYVDQPTVDTDGDGIPDAGDGKIDQDDKVYKGSGSEDFNMGFNFGANYKGVDFSMNWYGSQGAEVMNGSKAYAYQSGTHADIYYSWTVVNPLSDIPYYDGSPNTDSYRDASDYFLEDGSFIRLRNISLGYSLPSKLTDKMKIAKLRIYVQAQNLLTITDYSGFDPEVGNNGFSSRGIDQGTYPVTSQYKVGLQLQF, encoded by the coding sequence ATGATACTCATCTTGGGTCTCTGCTTTGGTATTGCTAGTGCGCAGGAGCTATCCGTTTCGGGTACGGTCTCCGCCGATGGTGCTCCATTGCCGGGAGTAAGTGTGTTAGTAAAAGGAACGCAAACCGGTACCGTTACAGATTTTGACGGTCTGTATAGTATTATTGCCAAGTCTACTGATGTATTAACCTTCAGTTATATTGGTTTTGCAACCAAAGAAATAGCCGTAAGCGGTAAAACAAATTTGAACGTTAGTTTAGAGGAAGACGCTTCGGAATTAGATGAGGTTATCGTTGTCGGTTATGGTACACAGCGAAAAAAGGAACTTACCGGTGCGGTGGTGCAGGTAAAGTCAGAAGAATTGACCAAGACTACAACATCGGATATCGGTACCGCTTTACAAGGCCAGATTGCAGGTGTGAACATTACGGCCAGTTCTGGACAACCCGGAGAGGAAGCCAATATTCTTATTCGTGGTTTTAGCTCGCTATTAGATGGGCAGAATGGCCCGCTCTATGTGGTTGATGGTATTCCTTATAATAGTGATCCACAATTAAGTATTAGTGAAATAGAATCTATAGATGTCTTAAAGGATGCCGCATCTGCTTCTATTTATGGTACGCGTGGCGCGGGTGGAGTTATCTTAATTACTACCAAGCAGGGTAAAGTTGGTAAAATGGATATTCGGGTGAATTCTGAATATGGAGTCCAGGACATTACTTCGGGCACACCACTTATGACCCCTTATCAACTCACCTATATGGAAATGCTACGCGGCGCTCAATCCAGCGGCAAGGTTCAGGGGGGTGTAAATGCAGAGATTCATAGAAATAGATCATGGTTTACAAACGATACTCAGTTAGAAGATTTGATTCTTAACGATTTAGCTCCTATTCAAAATCATTCGGTAAACGTTTCTGGGGGTAAAGATGGATTAACGTATAACTTCAATGCTAGTTTCTATGACCAATCTGGTATTATGATCAATTCGGATTATAGTCGCTTTAATATTAGGTCAAACACCCAATTTACTAAGGGGAAATGGAAAATAGCAACCGGACTGACCTTTAAGAGAGATGAGAAGACACTACCTAATTATGGCGTTTTCAATAAAATTTTGGAGTACAAACCGTATCAACCGGATATAGAACTTGGACAAACAGAATTGACCGATGTTACTGAGGATGATGTGGATGAGACTGGAGGAATCGGTCCGATTAGAAATCTAGGAGGGGTAGCCAGAAATTTAAATACCAAAGAGGTAAGAGATGGTACCAGTAACGGTGCCAATATTCAAATTGATTTTGACGCCACTCCATCTATAAAATTAACAGCTAGGGGAGGAGCTAATTTTTCACATGAAAAAGGGGTTAGAATTATACCAAGGTTAGACGTTTATAATACGGCCGGTGATTTGATTCCGCCAAATCCATGGGATATTTCATTAATACAGACCGCTGTCACGGATAATAATAAGCTAACGTTTGAAGGTATGATGAATTACCATAAGAAGTTTGGTAAACATGATGTAAACGTTTTGTTGGTAAACTCTATGGAACGTACGGAAAATGAATACTTCAGGGCAGAAAAAAGAGATAATGCCGATGCTGCAGTAACTGTTTTTGATGGCTATACTACGGGAGATTTGATTACTTCCGGTGGAAGGGACTATACAAGAACTCTTATTGGGTATTTGGGTAGGATACAGTATAACTATGATGGTAAGTATATTTTTAGCGGAAGTATTAGAAGGGACGGTTCCTCCCAGTTCAGTCCGCAGAACCGGTGGGGCTGGTTTCCTAGTGCCTCCTTTGGTTGGAATGTGTCTGATGAACCATTTTGGGAACCAATTAAAGAAACCGTCAACTCCTTTAAAATAAGGGTCGGATACGGTACCACAGGTAATGATAGGTTTGCATCGTACAGCAACCAAGCCGTTGTAGATCTTGGGCAGGATTACCTTTTTGGAAGTGCCGATGTTGATCCAAGTCTGAATTCTACAACAGAAACACCGGCTTTGGGAACAACGCAAGAGAGGTATGCCAATGAAAATGTAAAATGGGAAACTTCCAAAGAACGAAACCTTGGGGTTGATTTAGCCTTCTTTAACGGTAAGCTTACTTTTTCCAATGATGTATATGTAAGTGAAAAGAAAGATTTGTTGTTTGGAGTAGTCAACCCACCATCAACAGGAGTTTTTGGAGGTAATAGAAGTAGTATTCTAAATATTGGTGATATGAGAAATACAGGTCATGAAATGGCTCTGAAATTCAATCACTATGGTAAGAAAGGATTCAAATGGAATGTTGGTGTTACCTATGCCAAAAACGTAAATATGGTAACCAAAACAAGTCCTAACAACCCTGTTATATTCTTGGATAATAGTTATATCTCACAGAGAGGACCTAGGGAACTGGTAAGTGTTATCCGCGAAGGCTATGAGGCGGCGGCTTTTTTTTTACGTGAAACGGACGGAATTATTAAAACGGAGGAGGAACTGGAAGCATATAGAGAAATTGATCCAGCGGCCTCATTGGGCCAGTTAAGGTATGTGGATCAACCAACCGTAGATACAGATGGTGATGGTATTCCAGATGCTGGTGACGGCAAAATAGACCAAGATGATAAGGTATACAAGGGTAGTGGCTCAGAAGATTTTAACATGGGCTTCAATTTTGGAGCGAACTACAAAGGTGTAGATTTTTCGATGAACTGGTATGGTTCTCAAGGTGCGGAAGTTATGAACGGTAGTAAAGCCTATGCCTACCAATCGGGAACACATGCGGATATTTATTACTCATGGACCGTGGTTAACCCATTATCGGATATTCCATATTATGATGGTTCGCCAAATACGGATTCATATAGAGATGCTTCGGATTACTTCTTAGAAGATGGTTCTTTCATTAGACTTAGAAATATTAGTCTAGGATATTCATTGCCGTCAAAACTTACGGATAAGATGAAAATAGCCAAGCTTAGAATTTATGTCCAAGCTCAGAATTTACTTACTATCACCGACTATTCAGGTTTTGACCCAGAGGTGGGGAACAATGGTTTCAGTAGCAGAGGTATTGACCAAGGTACATACCCGGTAACCTCACAATATAAAGTGGGTCTACAATTACAATTCTAA
- a CDS encoding RagB/SusD family nutrient uptake outer membrane protein, producing MKKIYKIKERTMLSLYRRAMAVCLLVLVSQACSEDFLDQTNPNSLTTKSFWKNNTQLNQGLNSVYSALKDNDILGIQNESIRTDLAVPSGYRQATRPDEMYFQDFTSNTKYVENKWNALYLGVFRANQVIENYERLAESYTTEAAEEEGLRIYAQARALRGYFYYVLNTSFNNGNVPLVSTVPKNFEDFQKALSSSEAVQAFYRDDLQYGMDNLPKTYSEWESLGSNNLGRITAGACEALMGKSYLTENDFQNAEVYFKSVIENYNYALVEDIATTVTGIAEFNSESIFEINYTTNVNLETTGEESLSQNITYIVFNANIQPSSWLVMKYRSEKPDPADPANINVGADVYNDNGEVIGTEDRMRLYSKRMGDCMGQVDDPDSPMYGVINGEYGNASGVAPFARNRVNMFKKFLHWNTIGGGAGEDRSTLMNNRSGINIPVIRLADVYLMYAECMLEAGNLSEALKYINRIRKRSHLVLLGKSSETGAEFNNLETTYMDDIDFDSSNGQQPVTVQNLMEHLRFTERPLELALEGDRATDLRRWGKFKEQLENLASIKYDYWHYEKNLNGKHGTRFKCFLTLSGEAPATFEGKKVFNQPPEVQDATVGAQKFNESLHAYLPMPQSEIDSNLNWDEFVQ from the coding sequence ATGAAAAAAATATATAAAATAAAAGAGAGAACAATGCTTAGTCTCTACAGGAGAGCTATGGCGGTGTGCCTACTAGTGCTGGTTTCTCAGGCATGTAGCGAGGATTTTTTGGACCAGACAAATCCTAATTCCCTGACTACAAAAAGTTTTTGGAAAAACAATACTCAACTTAATCAGGGGTTAAATTCAGTTTATAGTGCATTGAAGGATAATGACATTTTAGGTATTCAAAATGAATCTATCCGAACAGATTTAGCCGTTCCCAGCGGTTATAGACAAGCAACAAGACCGGATGAAATGTATTTTCAGGATTTTACGTCAAATACAAAGTATGTAGAGAACAAATGGAACGCGCTGTACTTAGGTGTGTTTAGGGCCAATCAAGTTATTGAGAACTATGAGCGATTAGCAGAGAGCTATACTACTGAGGCGGCTGAAGAAGAAGGGCTAAGGATATACGCGCAAGCACGTGCGTTAAGAGGGTATTTTTATTATGTACTTAATACAAGTTTCAATAACGGGAATGTACCCTTGGTAAGTACGGTTCCTAAGAATTTTGAAGATTTTCAAAAAGCATTGTCTTCTTCAGAAGCGGTACAGGCTTTTTACCGTGATGATTTGCAATATGGAATGGACAATTTACCCAAAACCTACTCGGAATGGGAGTCATTGGGGAGTAATAATCTAGGTCGTATTACTGCCGGGGCATGTGAAGCTCTTATGGGCAAAAGTTATTTGACGGAAAATGATTTTCAAAATGCTGAGGTCTACTTTAAAAGTGTAATTGAGAATTATAATTATGCATTGGTAGAGGATATTGCTACAACCGTAACGGGCATAGCAGAATTCAATTCAGAGTCTATTTTTGAGATTAATTATACAACCAATGTAAACCTTGAAACGACGGGAGAGGAATCATTATCCCAGAATATCACTTACATAGTTTTTAACGCTAACATTCAGCCCAGTTCATGGTTGGTAATGAAGTATAGATCGGAAAAACCGGATCCAGCGGATCCAGCTAATATTAATGTTGGAGCAGATGTGTACAATGATAACGGGGAAGTAATTGGTACGGAGGATCGTATGCGGTTGTACAGTAAAAGAATGGGCGATTGTATGGGGCAAGTAGATGACCCGGATTCCCCCATGTATGGTGTGATAAATGGAGAGTACGGTAATGCATCAGGGGTTGCTCCTTTTGCCAGGAACCGTGTTAATATGTTTAAAAAGTTCTTGCACTGGAATACCATTGGCGGTGGTGCAGGAGAAGATAGGTCAACCTTAATGAACAATCGTTCCGGGATTAATATTCCGGTGATACGTTTGGCAGATGTGTATTTAATGTATGCAGAATGTATGTTAGAGGCCGGTAATCTATCCGAGGCCCTAAAGTATATCAATAGAATTAGAAAGCGTTCACACTTGGTTTTATTGGGCAAGTCTTCGGAGACAGGTGCAGAGTTCAATAATTTGGAGACGACTTATATGGATGATATAGATTTTGATTCTTCAAACGGCCAACAGCCTGTTACCGTTCAAAACTTAATGGAACATTTACGTTTTACGGAAAGACCTTTAGAATTAGCCCTGGAAGGAGACCGTGCTACGGATTTAAGACGTTGGGGTAAATTTAAGGAGCAATTGGAAAATCTAGCTTCAATAAAATATGATTACTGGCATTACGAGAAAAACTTGAACGGGAAACATGGTACAAGATTCAAGTGTTTCTTGACGCTTTCGGGAGAAGCGCCCGCAACGTTTGAGGGTAAAAAGGTATTTAACCAACCACCGGAAGTGCAGGATGCAACGGTAGGAGCTCAGAAATTTAATGAAAGCTTACATGCCTATTTACCTATGCCACAAAGTGAAATTGATTCTAACCTTAATTGGGACGAATTTGTTCAATAA
- a CDS encoding SwmB domain-containing protein, whose product MRDIKYSIRFLFLLLIVVGCEDDDEYIAPNTFVDAAFTTTWGTATVRDIDINNYGSFMDLSNGTTKHEWTIPEGTFFLEGPLPTRADSFESNIIEGTGKVSDERTVHVLFTKGDSLTPIKLHNEYEEYTEFALPTGWDAETNSVIIDTLKTVQKGSAWVLDYTIFIDVYDTIVADMEIRDLEGNTIDFKNQAEIDIKFGEQLIFEDLSRQNNTSRPTSTIWTIHTIEENEEDKVNIINVNEEKTIDTLTFNKRIGKFKGRLVSRRDRTETVQADDETYEIPVVFNVTALDEALEQSGDVIELADNTIEVPLSSKLVPLTEDVSTNFVVEVNGTARSVTSVVQSPEDASVLVLSLDTQLEGTDAANTVTVSYDGGSATLQSVDERVLEAFSSAPVEVYVPVPVNRVGMIQKTTEDDVILVAFDQPLDPTSVTASADAAMGFSVMVNGVPLTVASVEVDPADSTRLRMILNEELYRDDEITVSYAGPGDIRSIGAGELVDFGPDMVMANEDNILGDVGNYENPIDTDWLNTGSNGAGAADIIVAPTPDVISMVEPTGNVMHLSAPDGNKPNTVTSATFPFEAGVAYRVKFKRYLGSTTTTTFAKHYFGNQQIDDSWNGAEDVLGTWQLVEFTFTADATSNGTVRIQPVPAGISDVYYDDYIIQVDDNRP is encoded by the coding sequence ATGAGAGATATAAAATATAGTATTAGGTTTCTTTTTTTGCTGCTGATTGTTGTTGGCTGTGAAGATGATGACGAGTACATAGCACCGAATACCTTTGTAGATGCAGCTTTTACCACTACATGGGGTACAGCGACAGTAAGAGATATAGATATCAACAATTATGGGTCGTTTATGGACCTATCCAATGGAACCACAAAACACGAATGGACCATACCGGAAGGAACCTTTTTTCTGGAAGGGCCTCTACCCACCAGAGCAGATAGCTTTGAGTCTAATATTATTGAGGGTACGGGAAAGGTTTCGGATGAAAGAACGGTACATGTGTTGTTTACAAAAGGAGATTCCCTAACTCCTATAAAACTCCATAATGAATATGAGGAATATACGGAGTTTGCTTTGCCCACGGGTTGGGATGCGGAAACCAACTCGGTAATTATAGATACCTTAAAGACCGTGCAAAAAGGTTCGGCCTGGGTTTTGGATTACACCATTTTTATTGATGTTTATGATACTATCGTGGCAGATATGGAAATCAGGGACTTGGAAGGGAATACTATCGATTTTAAAAATCAAGCTGAAATAGATATTAAGTTTGGTGAGCAACTTATTTTTGAAGATTTAAGTCGCCAAAACAATACTTCTAGACCAACATCTACAATTTGGACTATTCATACCATAGAGGAGAATGAAGAAGACAAGGTGAATATTATAAATGTAAACGAAGAAAAAACTATTGATACGCTAACCTTTAACAAGCGTATTGGTAAGTTCAAAGGCCGCTTGGTTTCAAGAAGAGATAGGACCGAAACCGTTCAGGCAGACGACGAAACTTATGAGATACCCGTAGTTTTCAATGTGACCGCATTGGACGAAGCTCTAGAACAGTCTGGAGATGTAATTGAATTGGCGGATAATACTATTGAAGTGCCTTTAAGTTCTAAATTGGTACCTCTTACAGAAGATGTTTCCACCAACTTTGTAGTTGAAGTAAATGGTACGGCTAGGTCTGTTACTTCTGTAGTACAGAGTCCTGAAGATGCCTCTGTACTTGTACTTAGCTTAGACACTCAATTAGAGGGTACTGATGCAGCTAATACGGTTACGGTTTCCTATGACGGTGGTAGTGCTACATTGCAATCTGTAGATGAACGTGTGCTGGAAGCTTTTAGTAGTGCTCCCGTTGAGGTGTATGTTCCCGTTCCTGTGAATAGGGTAGGAATGATTCAAAAAACTACTGAGGACGATGTAATTTTGGTGGCTTTTGACCAACCGCTAGACCCAACTTCGGTTACTGCCTCTGCAGACGCTGCTATGGGCTTTTCGGTCATGGTGAACGGTGTTCCTTTAACAGTCGCCTCGGTTGAAGTGGATCCTGCAGATTCTACTCGTTTAAGAATGATACTGAACGAAGAGTTATATAGAGATGATGAGATTACCGTTTCCTATGCTGGTCCAGGCGATATTCGTTCTATTGGGGCTGGGGAATTAGTAGATTTTGGTCCTGATATGGTCATGGCGAATGAAGACAATATTTTAGGTGACGTAGGTAATTATGAAAATCCGATTGATACGGATTGGTTAAATACGGGTTCTAATGGTGCGGGAGCAGCTGATATAATTGTGGCACCAACACCTGATGTCATCTCTATGGTGGAGCCCACAGGAAACGTCATGCATTTGTCCGCTCCGGATGGGAACAAACCTAATACGGTTACCAGTGCAACCTTTCCGTTTGAAGCTGGTGTAGCATACAGGGTGAAATTCAAAAGGTATTTGGGCAGTACCACCACAACTACATTTGCCAAGCATTATTTTGGGAATCAGCAAATTGATGATTCTTGGAACGGTGCGGAAGACGTATTGGGAACTTGGCAGTTGGTTGAGTTCACTTTTACTGCAGATGCCACCTCAAACGGAACGGTAAGGATTCAACCCGTACCAGCAGGAATAAGTGATGTTTATTATGACGATTATATAATTCAAGTAGATGATAATCGGCCATAA
- a CDS encoding sulfatase-like hydrolase/transferase, which translates to MNRTAIKSIFTLLFIYVTSITTGYAQDNPNFIFILTDDQQYGLMGCTGNTIVQTPNLDKLANDGVLFTNAHITSAICTPSRASILTSQFERKHGINFNSGTSMSEEGWTNTYPMVMRENGYYTGWVGKNHVPVGEGGYDSGVMEKSFDYWYAGHGHLGFYPKDRHKIFKDAINDTQVEVVGEGIQDFLSNEQKLGGAIKFIDNRPTNKPFMLSVCFNLPHGNGTGSMEMRASDDEIYKTLYRDQNLPLPENYVARKDIKTPKLPKEIHHAEDRQTGYDYVDTPEGFKERYTRQLEAMTGIDRLIGQLRQTLKDQKIDKNTVIVFTSDHGLFMGQFGLGGKALCYEETTHVPMIIFDPNTKKSKRGKTSDALVQSIDIAPTMMTMAGISIPDSYQGKNLTQLLAGEEDAVRPYLYTENLWSTQFGNPRCESVQDHEWKYIRYYKNENLSALKKIETAKKMGINTSAMLYKVHDPDIALYRSFADGPLQGEPAVYEELFNLKKDPKETTNLASDASNQSKLEELRKVWKTEITNARGTEFPKVLRYTADSEGERGVIIEPK; encoded by the coding sequence ATGAACCGGACAGCTATAAAATCAATTTTCACACTGCTTTTTATTTACGTAACCTCAATAACTACAGGCTACGCCCAGGATAATCCGAACTTTATATTCATATTGACGGATGACCAGCAATATGGTCTTATGGGCTGCACAGGAAACACAATTGTTCAGACTCCGAACCTAGATAAATTGGCGAATGACGGTGTACTTTTTACTAATGCCCATATTACCAGTGCCATTTGCACGCCCAGTAGAGCCAGTATCCTTACGAGTCAGTTTGAAAGGAAACACGGTATAAATTTCAATTCGGGTACGAGCATGTCAGAAGAAGGCTGGACTAACACCTACCCTATGGTCATGAGAGAAAATGGCTATTACACGGGATGGGTAGGTAAAAACCATGTACCTGTAGGCGAAGGTGGATACGACAGCGGAGTAATGGAAAAAAGCTTTGATTACTGGTATGCCGGTCATGGTCATTTAGGTTTCTATCCTAAAGACCGCCACAAGATTTTTAAAGACGCTATAAACGATACTCAAGTAGAAGTAGTTGGTGAAGGTATTCAAGATTTTCTATCGAACGAACAGAAGCTAGGTGGAGCAATAAAATTCATTGATAACCGACCAACCAATAAGCCCTTTATGCTTTCCGTTTGCTTTAACCTTCCCCATGGGAACGGAACAGGCTCTATGGAAATGAGAGCGAGTGACGATGAGATATACAAAACCTTATATCGCGACCAAAACTTGCCTTTACCAGAAAATTATGTAGCTCGAAAAGATATTAAAACCCCGAAACTTCCTAAGGAAATCCATCATGCAGAAGACCGTCAGACAGGCTATGACTATGTAGATACACCTGAAGGTTTTAAAGAACGCTACACAAGACAACTAGAGGCTATGACAGGCATAGATCGACTTATTGGTCAACTAAGACAAACCTTGAAGGACCAAAAAATAGATAAAAATACCGTTATTGTTTTCACCTCGGACCACGGACTTTTTATGGGACAATTCGGACTTGGCGGAAAAGCTTTGTGTTATGAGGAAACCACTCACGTCCCTATGATTATATTTGACCCTAACACAAAAAAATCAAAGCGGGGTAAAACTTCGGATGCCTTGGTACAAAGCATAGATATTGCTCCCACTATGATGACCATGGCGGGTATATCCATTCCGGATAGCTACCAAGGCAAAAATTTGACACAATTATTAGCCGGAGAAGAAGATGCCGTTCGCCCTTACCTTTACACTGAAAATTTATGGTCCACTCAATTTGGAAACCCAAGATGCGAATCGGTTCAAGACCATGAATGGAAATACATTCGTTACTATAAAAACGAAAATCTATCCGCATTAAAAAAGATTGAAACAGCAAAAAAAATGGGCATCAACACGAGCGCCATGCTCTATAAAGTCCATGATCCAGATATAGCGTTGTACCGTTCTTTTGCTGATGGCCCTTTGCAAGGTGAACCCGCTGTTTACGAAGAATTGTTCAATCTAAAGAAAGACCCAAAAGAAACTACCAACTTAGCTTCGGATGCATCAAACCAAAGTAAATTAGAAGAGTTGAGAAAGGTGTGGAAAACAGAAATCACCAATGCTAGAGGCACTGAATTCCCAAAGGTTCTTAGGTATACCGCAGACAGTGAAGGAGAAAGAGGTGTTATTATTGAACCAAAGTAA
- a CDS encoding sulfatase-like hydrolase/transferase — protein sequence MKNIKLLFIFAIGFMTTLPSRAQQQKPNIIVVLTDDQGWADVGFNGATDIPTPNLDRIASEGVIFENGYVSHPYCSPSRAGLLTGRYQARFGHDCNMPYEAENDDTVGTPLSEKMIPEALKEQGYRTSAIGKWHLGDHANLHPPHQGFDHWFGFAGGGMNYWGKPSGPIKTVVRNGIPVPENELRYLTDDFTDEAIDFINKKDDKPFFMYLAYNAPHAPDHATKQYLENTKHIEYGGRSIYAAMVNALDANVGRIDSTLIVNGMKENTILVFLSDNGGRTQHADNRPFRGHKGMLFEGGIKVPFFMTWPNKLKGGQRYEKPISSLDLFPTFLEAAGGNVKKENQLDGTTLLPYILEGKTDTPHEKLFWRSVGGFEYAVRMGDYKLYKSAYKAKTLLFNLKNDPWERTDIADKHPEVIAELEKAYTAWDAKNLVPGWFDPHQENVIKEEKALQGMRKKAQGTTGK from the coding sequence ATGAAGAACATCAAACTCTTATTCATATTTGCTATAGGTTTTATGACAACCCTGCCGAGCAGAGCTCAACAACAAAAACCGAACATTATAGTAGTCTTAACGGATGATCAGGGCTGGGCAGACGTTGGCTTTAATGGTGCAACGGATATTCCTACTCCCAACCTAGACCGGATTGCCTCTGAGGGTGTAATCTTTGAGAACGGATACGTTTCTCATCCCTATTGCAGCCCTTCCCGTGCCGGACTTTTAACAGGTCGTTACCAAGCCCGTTTCGGACACGATTGTAACATGCCTTACGAAGCCGAAAACGATGATACGGTAGGCACTCCTCTTTCTGAAAAAATGATTCCCGAAGCCTTAAAGGAACAGGGCTATCGTACCAGCGCCATTGGTAAATGGCATCTGGGCGACCATGCCAACCTGCACCCCCCGCATCAAGGTTTTGACCATTGGTTCGGTTTTGCCGGTGGCGGAATGAACTATTGGGGCAAACCTAGTGGGCCAATAAAAACTGTTGTAAGAAATGGCATACCGGTTCCTGAAAATGAACTACGGTACCTTACGGATGACTTTACGGATGAAGCCATAGACTTTATCAACAAAAAAGATGATAAACCCTTCTTTATGTATTTGGCCTATAATGCCCCACACGCACCTGACCATGCTACAAAACAATATTTAGAGAACACAAAGCATATTGAATATGGTGGACGAAGTATTTATGCCGCTATGGTAAATGCCTTAGATGCAAACGTAGGCAGAATAGACTCAACACTAATTGTCAATGGTATGAAAGAAAATACAATTCTAGTATTTCTAAGTGATAATGGCGGACGCACGCAGCATGCGGACAACAGACCTTTTCGTGGTCATAAGGGCATGTTGTTCGAAGGGGGAATAAAAGTTCCCTTCTTTATGACATGGCCCAATAAATTGAAGGGCGGTCAGCGTTATGAGAAACCCATTAGTTCATTAGACCTCTTCCCTACCTTTCTAGAAGCAGCTGGAGGAAACGTAAAAAAGGAAAACCAATTAGACGGTACTACCCTTCTACCCTACATTTTAGAAGGAAAAACGGACACTCCACATGAAAAGTTGTTCTGGCGATCGGTGGGAGGTTTTGAATATGCCGTCCGAATGGGAGATTACAAACTCTACAAAAGCGCATACAAAGCTAAAACCCTACTTTTTAATCTGAAAAACGACCCTTGGGAACGAACGGATATAGCAGATAAACATCCTGAAGTAATTGCAGAATTAGAAAAAGCTTATACCGCCTGGGATGCTAAAAACCTAGTTCCGGGCTGGTTCGACCCCCACCAAGAAAATGTAATCAAAGAAGAAAAAGCATTGCAGGGCATGCGCAAAAAAGCCCAGGGTACTACGGGTAAATAA